One Acetobacterium sp. KB-1 DNA segment encodes these proteins:
- a CDS encoding chorismate mutase: protein MKTLDEIRNKIDQIDAQMRVLFEQRMDCIQAVAEYKYNNNGNIFDQSREEKMLQKNLEQLKNKNYDKEYERFLEEILISSKDYQKDYIQKKETLKRGE from the coding sequence TTGAAAACATTAGATGAAATTAGAAATAAAATCGATCAGATCGATGCGCAGATGCGGGTCCTTTTTGAGCAGAGAATGGATTGCATCCAGGCTGTGGCTGAATATAAATACAATAATAATGGTAATATATTCGACCAGAGTCGGGAAGAAAAAATGCTGCAAAAAAATCTGGAGCAGCTGAAAAATAAGAACTACGATAAAGAATATGAACGTTTTTTAGAGGAAATTCTGATCTCCAGTAAGGATTATCAGAAGGATTATATACAAAAAAAAGAAACGCTGAAAAGAGGCGAGTAA
- a CDS encoding pyruvate carboxylase: MKKFNKVLIANRGEIAIRIIRACQELGIHTVAIYAQEDKLSLFRTKADEAYLITGTNGPVEAYLDMDKIITLAKKKEVDAIHPGYGFLAENPLFAKRCEEEGIVFIGPTHEMMEKMGDKIQSKIVAKSVKVPTIPGVEKPITSDSEALEFAQKAGYPIILKAAAGGGGRGMRIVRDEKDLLKEFHSATSEATKAFGDGTIFVEKYLEEPKHIEVQILGDNHGNVVHLFERDCSIQRRHQKIVEFTPSLSINEEQRQAICKDAIKLAKEVNYRNAGTIEFLVDKKGDHYFIEMNPRIQVEHTVTELVTGIDLVQSQILIAQGLPLDSEEIGISSQASIETRGTAIQCRITTEDPNNHFMPDTGRLDVYRTGSGFGIRLDGGNGFTGAVITPYYDSLLVKSTSFSRNFEDARRKALRALKEMTIEGVQTNKDFLINVLQHPTFIEGNCDTKFIDDHPELFEIEDQKSEASSLLKYFGNIIVNETFGNKPDYDEPYIPAIPVDTEFRGSKQILDEQGPDGLVKWIKDQEKLLLVDTTFRDAHQSIAATRVRSRDMIKIARETAALAPDLFALEMWGGATFDVAYRFLKESPWRRLDELRKRVPNILFQMLLRGANAVGYKNYPDNVIRAFVQEAAKSGIDIFRIFDSLNWMDGMKISIEEVLKTDKIAEVSICYTGDILDTSRTKYNLDYYLRMAREIEKTGAHILAIKDMSGLLKPGAAYKLVEALKQEVSLPIHLHTHDTTGNGVATVLFGQMAGVDIADAALNGLSGLTSQPALNSIVAALKNTPRDTGLNEDELQILSDYWGSTRQVYSKFESEMKSGSTEIYKLEIPGGQYSNLRAQVESFGLGHKFREVKEKYMEANLMLGDIVKVTPSSKTVGDLAIFMVQNNLTADNIKTKGKELSYPDSVVDFYKGMIGQPEGGFDPELQKIVLKGIEPITVRPGILLPDENFGKIKKDFHEEFGVELDDREVLSVALYPKVMKEYMEFIQEYGDYMRMESHAFFYGLKVGEIVDVEVSKGKRFVIKLVNIGVPNDEGMCPVRFEVDGFRREIYVEDKRSLSAKQKVTMLKADPKNTKQIGSGIPGTVLKVLVNEGEDVKKNQALVIVEAMKMETEMVASEDGKVKRIYVSDGQSVESGELIVEME, encoded by the coding sequence ATGAAAAAGTTTAATAAAGTATTAATCGCTAATCGAGGAGAAATTGCCATCCGGATCATTCGGGCCTGTCAGGAGCTTGGCATTCATACCGTGGCCATTTACGCGCAGGAAGATAAACTGTCTCTTTTTAGAACCAAGGCCGACGAGGCTTATCTGATTACTGGCACGAATGGTCCGGTGGAAGCTTATCTGGATATGGATAAAATCATCACCCTGGCCAAGAAAAAAGAGGTTGATGCGATTCATCCTGGTTACGGTTTTCTGGCTGAAAACCCGCTTTTTGCTAAACGCTGTGAAGAGGAAGGGATCGTCTTTATCGGACCAACGCACGAAATGATGGAAAAAATGGGTGACAAGATTCAATCGAAAATCGTCGCCAAAAGTGTGAAGGTCCCCACGATTCCCGGTGTTGAAAAACCAATCACCTCCGATTCGGAAGCCCTGGAGTTCGCACAGAAAGCCGGCTATCCGATCATTTTAAAAGCAGCTGCAGGCGGCGGTGGTCGGGGGATGCGAATCGTCCGGGACGAAAAAGATCTCTTAAAAGAGTTCCATTCAGCAACCAGTGAAGCAACCAAAGCCTTTGGTGATGGGACTATTTTTGTCGAAAAATATTTAGAAGAACCGAAACATATTGAAGTGCAGATTCTGGGTGACAACCATGGGAATGTGGTGCATCTTTTTGAACGGGATTGCTCGATTCAAAGACGACACCAGAAAATCGTTGAATTTACCCCCTCCTTAAGTATCAATGAAGAACAACGTCAGGCGATCTGTAAGGACGCCATTAAACTGGCTAAAGAAGTAAACTACCGTAATGCCGGGACCATTGAGTTTCTGGTCGATAAAAAAGGCGACCATTATTTTATCGAAATGAATCCTCGGATTCAGGTCGAACATACCGTTACTGAATTGGTCACCGGAATTGATCTGGTGCAGTCTCAAATTTTAATTGCCCAGGGCTTACCGCTCGACTCCGAAGAAATTGGTATTTCCAGTCAAGCGTCAATAGAGACGAGGGGAACAGCCATCCAATGTCGGATCACGACTGAAGATCCGAACAATCATTTTATGCCGGATACGGGCCGATTGGATGTTTATCGAACCGGTAGTGGTTTTGGGATTCGCCTCGACGGTGGCAATGGCTTTACTGGCGCAGTAATCACGCCCTATTATGACAGTTTGCTGGTCAAGAGTACCTCTTTTTCCAGAAACTTTGAAGATGCCCGTCGTAAAGCGCTGCGCGCGCTGAAAGAAATGACAATTGAAGGGGTTCAAACCAATAAGGATTTTCTCATCAACGTGCTTCAGCACCCCACCTTTATTGAAGGAAACTGTGACACCAAGTTCATTGATGATCACCCAGAACTGTTTGAGATTGAAGATCAGAAAAGTGAAGCGTCCAGTTTGCTCAAATACTTCGGGAATATTATTGTCAATGAAACCTTTGGAAATAAACCGGATTATGATGAGCCCTATATCCCGGCTATTCCGGTCGATACCGAATTTCGGGGTAGTAAACAGATCCTTGATGAGCAGGGGCCAGATGGTCTGGTAAAGTGGATCAAAGACCAGGAGAAACTGCTGCTGGTTGATACCACCTTCCGGGATGCCCATCAGTCTATCGCTGCCACCCGAGTACGAAGCCGGGATATGATCAAAATCGCCCGGGAAACCGCAGCCCTGGCACCGGATCTCTTTGCCCTGGAAATGTGGGGCGGCGCAACCTTTGATGTGGCCTACCGTTTCTTAAAAGAATCGCCCTGGCGACGGCTTGATGAACTGCGCAAGCGAGTTCCCAATATTTTGTTTCAGATGCTTTTGCGGGGTGCCAATGCTGTCGGTTACAAAAATTACCCAGATAACGTGATCCGCGCCTTTGTTCAGGAAGCGGCCAAAAGTGGGATTGACATTTTCCGTATTTTTGATTCACTCAACTGGATGGATGGGATGAAGATTTCCATTGAGGAGGTTTTAAAAACGGATAAGATTGCTGAAGTCAGCATCTGCTACACAGGGGATATTTTAGACACTTCGAGAACCAAATATAATCTCGATTACTATCTGAGAATGGCCCGGGAGATCGAAAAAACCGGAGCCCATATTCTGGCGATTAAAGATATGTCTGGTTTACTAAAACCGGGAGCCGCCTATAAGCTGGTAGAAGCCTTAAAACAGGAGGTTAGCCTACCCATCCATCTTCACACCCATGATACAACGGGTAATGGGGTGGCCACAGTGCTCTTTGGACAGATGGCCGGGGTCGATATTGCCGATGCAGCGCTAAACGGGCTCAGTGGTTTAACTTCTCAGCCGGCCCTGAACTCGATTGTGGCAGCCCTAAAAAATACCCCAAGAGATACGGGACTAAATGAAGATGAGCTCCAGATTTTATCGGATTATTGGGGCAGCACCCGTCAGGTTTATAGTAAGTTTGAATCTGAAATGAAATCCGGCTCCACTGAAATTTATAAGTTGGAAATACCGGGAGGTCAATACTCAAACCTTCGGGCCCAGGTGGAAAGTTTTGGTTTGGGCCATAAATTTCGGGAGGTTAAAGAGAAATACATGGAAGCGAACCTGATGCTGGGTGATATTGTCAAGGTGACACCCTCATCAAAAACGGTTGGTGATTTAGCCATCTTTATGGTTCAGAACAACTTAACCGCTGATAATATTAAAACAAAGGGAAAAGAACTATCTTATCCCGATTCGGTCGTTGATTTTTACAAGGGCATGATCGGACAGCCAGAAGGTGGATTTGATCCTGAGCTTCAAAAAATTGTCTTAAAGGGCATAGAACCGATCACAGTTCGTCCCGGGATTCTGCTTCCTGACGAAAATTTTGGTAAAATAAAAAAAGACTTCCATGAAGAGTTTGGTGTTGAACTGGACGATCGGGAAGTGTTAAGTGTTGCTCTATATCCCAAGGTAATGAAAGAATATATGGAATTCATTCAGGAATACGGTGATTACATGCGAATGGAAAGCCACGCCTTCTTCTACGGTTTAAAGGTCGGAGAAATCGTCGATGTGGAGGTATCCAAAGGAAAACGCTTTGTCATCAAATTAGTCAACATCGGCGTACCTAATGATGAGGGCATGTGCCCAGTACGATTTGAAGTGGATGGGTTCCGTCGTGAAATCTATGTTGAAGATAAGCGCAGCCTCTCGGCCAAGCAAAAGGTCACCATGCTAAAGGCTGATCCTAAAAACACTAAACAGATCGGCTCAGGTATTCCTGGAACTGTTCTAAAAGTATTGGTTAACGAAGGAGAAGACGTCAAAAAGAATCAGGCTCTGGTTATTGTTGAAGCCATGAAAATGGAAACCGAAATGGTCGCCAGCGAAGACGGCAAGGTCAAACGGATCTATGTATCGGATGGACAAAGCGTCGAGTCCGGCGAACTGATCGTCGAAATGGAATAA